A single window of Deltaproteobacteria bacterium DNA harbors:
- the uvrC gene encoding excinuclease ABC subunit UvrC → MVNQNIAATFWYMLQEKIRNFPKSCGVYWMKDAAGHVLYVGKAKNLRSRVKSYFKKESKSRFQIDFLMRRTADIEFLVTDNEKEALLLENTLIKKHKPRYNFLLKDDKSYASLKLTHHPFPALFITRDVVKDGSLYFGPYSSAGALRQTVDWLTKHFQLRTCSDHEFANRSRPCLEFHIGRCTAPCVGKVSAEKYASQVEETKLFLSGQKKELIQKLKNRMLHASEGLRYEEAAHIRDLIAHAKETLEKQKVVHHGGKNYDCLGFATTKKESIICILVVRGGTLIDRLRFDLPLTPTLSPILSQFILQYYGALLDLPSQILLPCKLEDLASLEEILEEKSGHAVSLSIPRRGEAAKMTAMAMQNAKHWAESKIKTEETVIERLQVKLSLQQVPHIIECVDISNLQGEHAVGSLVCFADGKPFKNRYRKFKIQINEGPNDYAMMYEVLLRRFRRALEWPAPDLLLVDGGKGQLQIALKALADLGLHQQAVVAIAKAKGEEKTDKIFIPGQKNPISFHSNAPELLYLMRIRDEAHRFGITYHRSLRSKAMFATSSKNPKI, encoded by the coding sequence ATGGTGAACCAAAATATAGCCGCTACTTTCTGGTATATGTTACAAGAAAAAATAAGAAACTTTCCGAAAAGTTGCGGCGTTTATTGGATGAAAGATGCCGCGGGTCATGTTTTGTATGTGGGGAAGGCAAAAAATCTTCGAAGCCGCGTTAAGTCTTATTTTAAGAAGGAATCAAAATCCCGTTTTCAGATCGATTTTTTGATGCGTCGCACAGCGGACATTGAATTTCTCGTCACCGACAATGAAAAAGAAGCCCTGCTTCTGGAAAATACGCTGATCAAAAAGCACAAACCCCGTTACAATTTTCTTCTCAAAGATGATAAAAGTTACGCGAGTCTCAAATTAACCCATCACCCTTTTCCCGCCCTGTTTATCACGCGGGATGTTGTCAAAGATGGCTCTCTTTATTTCGGTCCGTATTCTTCCGCGGGAGCTTTGCGTCAGACGGTTGATTGGTTGACCAAACATTTTCAACTCCGCACCTGTTCCGATCATGAATTTGCCAACCGTTCCCGACCCTGTTTGGAATTTCATATCGGACGTTGTACGGCCCCCTGTGTTGGAAAAGTATCCGCGGAAAAATATGCTTCACAAGTTGAAGAGACAAAACTTTTTTTAAGCGGTCAGAAAAAGGAACTCATTCAAAAATTGAAAAACAGAATGCTCCATGCGTCGGAAGGTCTTCGGTATGAAGAGGCGGCGCATATTCGTGATCTCATCGCTCACGCCAAAGAAACTTTGGAAAAGCAAAAGGTGGTGCATCACGGAGGGAAAAATTACGATTGTCTCGGATTCGCCACCACAAAAAAAGAATCCATCATTTGTATTCTCGTGGTGCGCGGCGGAACGCTCATAGATCGCCTTCGATTTGATTTGCCCCTGACCCCAACACTGTCTCCAATCCTCTCGCAATTTATTTTGCAATATTACGGTGCACTGCTCGATCTCCCTTCCCAAATCCTTCTGCCATGTAAACTGGAAGACCTTGCGAGTCTCGAAGAAATTCTGGAAGAAAAATCGGGACACGCTGTTTCTTTATCAATTCCGCGTCGTGGAGAAGCCGCCAAAATGACGGCTATGGCGATGCAAAATGCAAAACATTGGGCCGAATCAAAAATCAAAACGGAAGAGACGGTGATTGAGCGCCTGCAAGTTAAACTTTCTTTGCAACAAGTACCCCACATTATTGAATGCGTCGATATTTCGAATTTGCAGGGCGAACACGCGGTTGGTTCACTGGTTTGTTTCGCCGACGGCAAACCTTTTAAGAACCGTTATCGCAAATTCAAAATTCAGATCAACGAAGGTCCCAACGATTATGCCATGATGTATGAAGTTCTTTTGAGACGATTTCGGCGCGCCCTCGAATGGCCTGCACCGGATTTGTTACTCGTTGATGGCGGCAAAGGGCAACTCCAGATTGCTCTGAAAGCCTTGGCGGATTTAGGTCTGCATCAACAGGCCGTGGTAGCGATTGCAAAAGCAAAAGGGGAAGAGAAGACTGACAAGATTTTTATTCCCGGGCAAAAAAATCCGATTTCTTTTCATTCCAATGCACCGGAACTTCTTTATCTCATGCGCATCCGCGACGAAGCCCACCGTTTCGGAATTACCTATCATCGCTCCCTCCGCTCGAAAGCAATGTTCGCCACTTCTTCAAAAAATCCAAAAATTTGA